A stretch of the Clostridiales bacterium genome encodes the following:
- a CDS encoding GNAT family N-acetyltransferase, with translation MDKYSIMPMTEDDYDDVRALWMTIRGFGIRALDDSREDVQRFIRRNPTTSVVARMDGRIVGSILCGSDGRQGALYHVCVAREYRRRGIGTHMVGYCMHQLRLMGINKVSLIAFASNDAGNAFWKQIGWTRKSDVNYYEFVLNEQNITRFIGEEGQ, from the coding sequence ATGGATAAATACAGTATTATGCCCATGACAGAGGACGATTATGACGATGTCCGGGCCCTCTGGATGACAATCCGCGGCTTCGGGATCCGTGCGCTGGATGACTCCCGCGAGGATGTGCAGCGTTTCATCCGCCGCAATCCCACCACCAGCGTAGTGGCCCGGATGGACGGCCGGATCGTCGGTTCCATCCTCTGCGGATCCGACGGCCGCCAGGGTGCGCTGTATCACGTATGCGTCGCGCGGGAATACCGCCGCCGGGGAATCGGCACGCACATGGTCGGGTACTGCATGCATCAGCTGCGCCTGATGGGAATCAACAAGGTATCCCTCATCGCGTTCGCCTCCAATGACGCCGGAAATGCCTTCTGGAAGCAGATCGGATGGACGCGCAAGTCGGATGTGAATTACTACGAATTTGTGCTCAATGAGCAAAACATCACACGCTTTATAGGAGAAGAAGGACAATGA
- the argJ gene encoding bifunctional glutamate N-acetyltransferase/amino-acid acetyltransferase ArgJ, whose protein sequence is MISEITGGVTAAKGFRAASCAAGIKYQGRTDMAMIACSVPCAVAGTFTSNQVKAAPVLWDMDVVFRKKQAQAVVVNAGIANAATGETGLALCRETAEYTGNRLGIPADSVLIGSTGVIGPNIPVDRISAGVDMMVPALADTAEAGTAASRAIMTTDTVNKERAVQFTLPGIDGNDVTVTLGGMSKGSGMIHPNMCTMLAYLTTDCAVDQALLQQAVREVVKDTFNMISVDGDTSTNDTLLVLASGLAGNKPVTSADDPGYGVLKDALFTVCRSLAVLMAGDGEGATHLIEMTVTGADTKENARTLARSVVSSSLVKAMIYGKDANCGRILCALGYAGPAFNPDRVDLYLLGSSGDVCFCLNGRVQEFDEDKALEILSGHDVRFTADMHMGSESAVAWGCDLTYDYVKINGDYRS, encoded by the coding sequence ATGATATCTGAAATCACAGGCGGTGTAACCGCTGCCAAAGGCTTCCGCGCGGCCAGCTGCGCAGCCGGTATCAAGTATCAGGGCAGGACGGATATGGCCATGATCGCCTGCAGCGTTCCGTGTGCGGTTGCCGGAACCTTTACCTCCAACCAGGTCAAGGCTGCGCCCGTCCTGTGGGATATGGACGTTGTCTTCCGGAAAAAGCAGGCACAGGCCGTGGTTGTCAATGCCGGAATCGCCAATGCGGCCACCGGTGAAACCGGTCTGGCCCTCTGCCGGGAAACCGCAGAATACACCGGAAACCGGCTGGGCATCCCGGCCGATTCGGTCCTGATCGGCTCCACCGGTGTCATTGGCCCGAACATCCCGGTTGACCGGATTTCCGCCGGCGTGGATATGATGGTTCCCGCCCTGGCGGATACGGCGGAAGCCGGTACCGCCGCGAGCCGGGCGATCATGACCACGGACACCGTCAACAAGGAGCGGGCCGTTCAGTTCACGCTGCCCGGCATTGACGGAAATGATGTAACCGTCACGCTTGGCGGAATGAGCAAAGGCTCCGGCATGATCCATCCGAACATGTGCACCATGCTCGCCTACCTCACCACCGACTGTGCTGTGGACCAGGCCCTGCTGCAGCAGGCGGTGCGGGAAGTCGTGAAGGATACCTTCAATATGATTTCCGTGGACGGCGATACCAGCACCAATGATACTCTGCTGGTCCTGGCCAGCGGCCTGGCCGGCAACAAGCCCGTCACCTCCGCGGATGATCCGGGATATGGAGTGCTGAAGGATGCGCTCTTTACCGTCTGCCGGAGCCTGGCGGTCCTCATGGCGGGTGACGGCGAAGGAGCAACACATCTCATCGAGATGACGGTAACCGGAGCCGATACAAAGGAAAACGCCCGGACACTGGCACGTTCCGTTGTATCCTCCAGCCTGGTCAAGGCAATGATCTACGGGAAGGACGCCAACTGCGGCCGGATTCTCTGTGCATTGGGTTACGCGGGGCCCGCGTTCAACCCGGATCGGGTGGATTTGTACCTGCTGGGGAGCTCCGGAGACGTCTGCTTCTGCCTGAACGGCCGTGTGCAGGAATTTGATGAAGACAAGGCGCTGGAGATTCTCTCCGGGCATGACGTCCGCTTCACGGCGGATATGCATATGGGCAGCGAATCCGCCGTCGCCTGGGGCTGCGACCTGACTTATGACTATGTCAAAATCAACGGGGACTACCGGAGCTGA
- the argB gene encoding acetylglutamate kinase gives MQNEFTNMERAEVLTAALPYIRKYTGKVVVVKYGGNAMINETLKQQVMEDIVLLWLIGVRIVLVHGGGPEINDLMDRLGKKPEFVNGLRVTDKETMDIVQMVLAGKINKTLVNLLEMKGGKAVGLSGMDGRLLQCAVKDERLGFVGEIQKVHINPVTDLLDNGYIPVVSTVGCDKSGNAYNINGDTAAAYIAGALNAENLIMMTDIAGVLQDKDDPSTLIQEISQDDLPALYESGVISGGMIPKVECCATALKRGVKNVVIMDGRVPHSILMELLTDEGAGTRFSRSEPKYDDRKEGWE, from the coding sequence ATGCAGAATGAATTTACCAACATGGAGCGCGCGGAAGTCCTGACCGCTGCCCTTCCCTATATCCGGAAATACACCGGTAAAGTAGTCGTCGTCAAATACGGCGGCAATGCCATGATCAACGAAACGCTGAAGCAGCAGGTCATGGAGGATATCGTCCTCCTCTGGCTGATCGGTGTGCGCATCGTACTGGTTCATGGCGGCGGTCCGGAAATCAACGACCTGATGGATCGTCTGGGAAAGAAACCGGAGTTTGTCAACGGCCTGCGCGTCACCGACAAGGAAACCATGGATATCGTCCAGATGGTGCTTGCCGGCAAGATCAACAAAACGCTGGTCAACCTGCTGGAGATGAAGGGCGGCAAGGCAGTCGGCCTTTCCGGTATGGACGGACGTCTTCTGCAGTGCGCCGTCAAGGATGAACGTCTCGGATTTGTCGGTGAAATCCAGAAGGTCCATATCAATCCGGTCACGGACCTGCTGGATAACGGCTACATTCCGGTCGTTTCCACCGTGGGATGCGACAAATCCGGCAACGCCTACAATATTAACGGCGATACGGCTGCGGCCTATATTGCCGGGGCCCTGAACGCCGAAAACCTGATCATGATGACGGATATCGCCGGTGTCCTGCAGGACAAGGATGATCCATCCACCCTGATCCAGGAGATTTCCCAGGATGACCTTCCCGCCCTTTATGAAAGCGGAGTCATCTCCGGCGGCATGATTCCGAAGGTGGAATGCTGCGCCACGGCGCTGAAGCGCGGGGTGAAGAATGTGGTCATCATGGACGGCCGTGTTCCCCACTCCATCCTTATGGAACTGCTGACCGACGAAGGCGCAGGTACGCGTTTCTCCCGTTCCGAGCCGAAATACGATGACCGCAAGGAAGGCTGGGAATAA
- a CDS encoding acetylornithine/succinylornithine family transaminase, with protein MSVMNLDREYVANTYKRFPLEIVSGSGSVVRDADGREYIDMGSGIAVTSFGIADPEWIAAVEKQIHAVQHMSNLYYTEPCALLAKALCEKTGMKKVFFCNSGAEANECAIKVARKWAAEHKGPSCSTIVTLKNSFHGRTLTTLSATGQDHYHELFQPLTPGFAHIDAGDMDALAALCKTGTVAAVLIECVQGEGGVIPLDPEFASALDRFVREQDILLMVDEVQTGNGRSGHMYAYMNYGLHPDVVSTAKGLAGGLPMGAALLSEKVQDVLSYGDHGSTFGGNPVAAAAALSVVNRLTDDFLQEVRAKGDLLRSLLEACPGIKSVSGLGLMLGLETVRPAGEVVAACMERGVLCLTAKNKVRLLPALNIPEELLRKAAAVICEVCG; from the coding sequence ATGTCCGTTATGAATCTGGACCGGGAATATGTTGCCAATACCTATAAACGGTTCCCGCTGGAGATCGTCTCCGGCAGCGGATCCGTTGTCCGGGATGCCGATGGCCGGGAATATATCGATATGGGATCCGGAATCGCCGTGACTTCCTTCGGAATTGCGGATCCGGAATGGATTGCAGCCGTGGAAAAGCAGATCCACGCGGTGCAGCATATGTCCAACCTGTATTACACCGAACCGTGCGCGCTGCTGGCGAAAGCCCTGTGTGAAAAAACCGGTATGAAGAAGGTTTTCTTCTGCAATTCCGGGGCGGAAGCCAATGAATGTGCCATCAAAGTGGCCCGGAAATGGGCGGCGGAGCATAAAGGACCGTCCTGTTCCACCATCGTAACGCTGAAAAACAGCTTCCACGGCCGCACCCTGACCACGCTTTCCGCCACCGGCCAGGATCACTACCATGAGCTGTTCCAGCCCCTGACGCCCGGCTTCGCGCATATTGATGCCGGTGACATGGACGCCCTTGCTGCCCTGTGCAAAACCGGGACGGTCGCTGCCGTACTGATTGAATGTGTCCAGGGGGAAGGCGGCGTCATTCCGCTGGATCCGGAGTTTGCTTCCGCGCTCGACCGGTTTGTCCGTGAACAGGATATCCTCCTTATGGTGGATGAAGTCCAGACCGGCAACGGCCGTTCCGGACACATGTATGCCTATATGAATTACGGGCTCCATCCGGATGTGGTTTCCACGGCCAAGGGCCTGGCCGGCGGTTTGCCGATGGGCGCCGCCCTGCTCTCGGAAAAGGTGCAGGATGTCCTTTCCTATGGCGACCACGGTTCCACCTTCGGGGGAAACCCGGTTGCCGCCGCGGCTGCGCTGTCCGTGGTAAACCGGCTGACGGATGATTTCCTGCAGGAAGTCCGGGCTAAGGGCGATCTGCTCCGGAGCCTGCTCGAAGCATGCCCGGGGATCAAGTCCGTATCCGGCCTGGGCCTGATGCTCGGCCTGGAAACCGTCAGGCCTGCAGGTGAAGTGGTCGCCGCCTGTATGGAGCGCGGCGTGCTCTGCCTGACTGCCAAAAACAAGGTCCGGCTCCTCCCTGCCCTGAATATCCCGGAAGAGCTCCTTCGCAAGGCTGCCGCAGTTATCTGCGAAGTCTGCGGTTAA
- a CDS encoding carbamoyl phosphate synthase small subunit, producing MSYLVLANGTVFEGRRIGAHIDRIGELVFTTGMEGYLETLTDPSYFGQIVTQTFPLIGNYGVIEEDFEGNSTLFGYIVRELCDTPSNFRSAYPLNEYLVAKGIPGLCGVDTREIVRITREEGVMNAMICDEIPADLAEIRSFSVRNAVVSVSSNIKEFFPSDGTEKCRVALIDYGAKHNIIRSLQKRGCSVTVWPAATTAETILASGADGIMLSNGPGDPKENTACIAELKKLIGKKPVFGICLGHQLAALALGGDTVKLKYGHRGGNQPVRDLAAGRTYITSQNHGYAVVADSLKGIGTESFRNANDGSCEGMDYPDLNCFTVQFHPEAASGPRDTAVLFDRFVERMMKNA from the coding sequence ATGTCATATCTTGTTCTGGCCAATGGCACTGTCTTTGAAGGCCGCCGCATCGGCGCGCATATTGACCGGATTGGTGAACTGGTGTTCACCACCGGTATGGAAGGCTACCTGGAAACGCTGACCGACCCCAGTTACTTCGGCCAGATCGTCACCCAGACCTTCCCGCTGATCGGTAATTACGGTGTCATCGAGGAGGACTTCGAAGGAAACAGCACGCTTTTCGGCTATATCGTCCGGGAACTGTGCGATACGCCTTCCAACTTCCGTTCCGCCTATCCGCTGAATGAGTACCTGGTGGCCAAAGGCATCCCCGGCCTGTGCGGGGTGGATACCCGGGAGATCGTCCGCATCACCCGGGAAGAAGGCGTAATGAACGCGATGATCTGTGATGAAATCCCCGCGGATCTGGCTGAAATCCGTTCCTTCTCCGTCCGGAACGCCGTGGTTTCCGTTTCCTCCAATATAAAGGAGTTCTTCCCGTCCGACGGGACGGAAAAGTGCAGGGTGGCCCTGATCGATTACGGCGCAAAGCACAATATCATCCGCAGCCTGCAGAAGCGGGGCTGTTCCGTCACGGTATGGCCGGCAGCCACCACGGCGGAAACCATCCTGGCTTCCGGCGCAGACGGAATCATGCTGTCCAACGGCCCCGGGGATCCCAAGGAAAATACCGCTTGTATCGCCGAGCTGAAAAAGCTGATCGGGAAAAAGCCGGTCTTCGGCATCTGCCTCGGCCATCAGCTGGCCGCCCTCGCGCTCGGCGGGGATACGGTCAAGCTGAAATACGGCCACCGCGGCGGCAACCAGCCGGTCCGCGACCTGGCCGCCGGCCGGACCTATATCACCTCCCAGAACCACGGATATGCCGTTGTGGCGGATTCCCTGAAGGGAATCGGAACGGAATCCTTCCGGAATGCCAATGACGGCAGCTGTGAGGGAATGGATTACCCGGACCTGAACTGTTTCACTGTCCAGTTCCACCCCGAGGCCGCGTCCGGTCCAAGGGATACTGCGGTCCTGTTCGATCGTTTTGTGGAAAGGATGATGAAGAATGCCTAA
- the carB gene encoding carbamoyl-phosphate synthase large subunit: MPKDASIKKVLVIGSGPIVIGQAAEFDYAGAQACRVLKAEGINVVLVNSNPATIMTDQHLADEIYLEPLNAATVRRVIEKERPDGLIAGLGGQTGLTLAMQLSRNGTLDEFGVRLLGSPIEAIERAEDREKFRETMLNAGQPCVPSEIAETLEDALRAASDIGYPVIVRPAYTLGGSGGGIAADESEMRQIARTGLDASPITQILVEKCISGWKEIEFEAMRDAQGNVIAVCSMENVDPVGIHTGDSVVVAPALTLSDKEYQMLRTASLDIISAIGIVGGCNCQFALNPDSFEYAVIEVNPRVSRSSALASKATGYPIAKITTRLALGYTLDEITNDITGKTCACFEPTVDYVVVKFPKWPFDKFYGSSRRLGTQMKATGEVMAIGQRFEEALMKAVRGAEISLDTLNAPPLTDEPVRDRLARQDDRRLFTVFEALKQGMTVDEIFEITKIDRFFLYRLRAMAELEQRKQGKGLQPGDYECFKRMGYPDNAIKRITGAESVPGWKMSYKMVDTCGAEFAAETPYFYSCTDKACESRSLKRSGRPVVIVLGSGPIRIGQGIEFDYSSVHCVWTLRRIGYDVVIINNNPETVSTDYDTADRLYFEPLTPEDVMNVIEVEKPVGVVVAFGGQTAIKLTQFLNSQGIRILGTSAESIDIAEDRERFDALLEQFGIRRPRGMGVRTMEEAVAAAEELGYPVLLRPSYVIGGQNMTISRSRAHTEDYMRRILAGGIENPVLVDQYLPGIELEVDVISDGRDVLIPGIMEHIERAGVHSGDSIAVYPPFNLTEKFQEKICDISTKLALALGTKGLVNIQYLIFDNELYVIEVNPRASRTVPYISKVTGVPMVDLASRVMLDEPLKDLGFGTGLYKAPPYCAIKVPVFSFEKLNDADSILGPEMKSTGEVLGIGITKAEALFKGLSAAGFHLPTAREKDKTGVLLSVEDEDFPDAIAVAKRCYDQGISVYATKDTARAISAVGIHVTPVADPKISDEIFGLMENGSVNYIIYTGAVKDDTVGDYTALHRRAMVLGIPCMTSLDTANALMDILGSRFTLENTELVDINCMRR, from the coding sequence ATGCCTAAGGATGCATCCATCAAAAAAGTCCTGGTGATCGGCTCCGGCCCGATCGTGATCGGCCAGGCTGCCGAATTCGACTATGCCGGTGCCCAGGCCTGCCGCGTGCTGAAAGCGGAAGGTATCAACGTGGTGCTGGTCAACTCCAACCCCGCCACCATCATGACGGACCAGCACCTGGCGGATGAAATCTACCTGGAGCCGCTGAATGCCGCCACCGTCCGCCGTGTCATTGAAAAGGAACGCCCGGACGGGCTGATCGCCGGCCTCGGCGGACAGACCGGCCTGACGCTGGCCATGCAGCTGAGCCGCAACGGCACGCTGGATGAATTCGGAGTCCGCCTGCTCGGTTCTCCCATTGAAGCCATCGAGCGGGCGGAAGACCGCGAAAAGTTCCGGGAAACCATGTTGAACGCCGGCCAGCCCTGTGTCCCCTCTGAAATTGCGGAAACACTGGAAGACGCCCTCAGGGCAGCCTCGGACATCGGTTACCCGGTCATTGTGCGTCCCGCCTACACGCTGGGCGGCAGCGGCGGCGGTATCGCCGCGGATGAATCGGAAATGCGCCAGATCGCCCGTACCGGCCTGGATGCGTCTCCCATCACGCAGATCCTGGTGGAAAAATGTATCTCCGGCTGGAAGGAAATCGAGTTTGAAGCCATGCGGGATGCGCAGGGCAATGTGATTGCCGTCTGCTCCATGGAAAATGTGGACCCGGTCGGCATCCATACCGGCGACAGCGTGGTCGTTGCTCCGGCGCTGACCCTTTCCGACAAGGAATACCAGATGCTCCGCACCGCCTCGCTGGATATCATCAGCGCCATCGGAATCGTCGGCGGATGCAACTGCCAGTTTGCGCTGAATCCGGATTCCTTTGAGTACGCGGTCATTGAAGTCAATCCCCGCGTCAGCCGTTCCTCCGCCCTGGCCAGCAAGGCCACCGGCTATCCGATCGCAAAGATCACCACCCGCCTCGCCCTGGGCTACACCCTGGATGAAATCACCAATGACATCACCGGAAAAACCTGTGCCTGCTTCGAGCCGACCGTGGACTATGTGGTCGTCAAATTCCCGAAGTGGCCCTTTGATAAGTTCTACGGTTCCTCCCGCCGCCTGGGCACCCAGATGAAAGCAACCGGCGAAGTCATGGCCATCGGCCAGCGCTTTGAGGAGGCCCTGATGAAAGCGGTCCGCGGCGCGGAGATTTCCCTCGATACGCTTAATGCTCCGCCGCTCACGGATGAACCGGTCCGCGACCGCCTGGCCCGTCAGGACGACCGCCGGCTCTTCACGGTCTTCGAAGCCCTGAAGCAGGGCATGACCGTTGATGAGATCTTTGAGATCACGAAAATCGACCGTTTCTTCCTGTACCGTCTCCGCGCCATGGCGGAGCTGGAACAGCGGAAGCAGGGCAAAGGCCTGCAGCCCGGGGATTATGAGTGCTTCAAGCGCATGGGCTATCCGGACAATGCCATCAAGCGCATTACCGGCGCAGAATCAGTCCCCGGCTGGAAAATGAGCTACAAAATGGTGGATACCTGCGGCGCGGAATTTGCCGCGGAGACTCCCTACTTCTACTCCTGCACGGACAAGGCCTGCGAATCCCGCAGCCTCAAACGTTCCGGCCGTCCGGTGGTCATCGTGCTGGGTTCCGGTCCCATCCGGATCGGCCAGGGCATCGAGTTCGACTATTCCTCGGTGCACTGCGTCTGGACGCTACGCCGCATCGGCTATGATGTGGTCATCATCAACAACAACCCGGAAACTGTCTCCACCGACTATGACACCGCGGACCGGCTCTACTTTGAGCCTCTTACCCCGGAAGATGTCATGAACGTCATCGAAGTGGAAAAGCCCGTGGGCGTCGTGGTTGCCTTTGGCGGCCAGACTGCCATCAAGCTCACCCAGTTTCTGAATTCACAGGGCATCCGGATCCTGGGCACCAGCGCCGAATCCATCGATATTGCGGAAGACCGGGAGCGCTTCGACGCGCTGCTGGAGCAGTTCGGCATCCGCCGTCCCCGCGGCATGGGCGTCCGCACGATGGAGGAAGCGGTTGCTGCGGCGGAAGAGCTCGGTTATCCGGTCCTGCTCCGCCCCTCTTACGTCATCGGCGGCCAGAACATGACCATTTCCCGCAGCCGGGCACATACGGAGGATTATATGCGCCGCATCCTGGCCGGCGGGATCGAGAATCCGGTTCTCGTGGATCAGTATCTCCCCGGAATCGAGCTGGAGGTCGATGTCATCTCCGACGGCCGTGATGTCCTGATTCCCGGTATCATGGAACATATTGAACGGGCCGGTGTCCACAGCGGCGACTCCATCGCCGTCTATCCGCCCTTCAACCTTACAGAAAAGTTTCAGGAAAAGATCTGCGATATCTCCACCAAGCTGGCCCTGGCGCTGGGTACCAAAGGCCTGGTCAATATCCAGTACCTGATCTTCGATAATGAGCTGTATGTCATCGAGGTGAATCCCCGGGCATCCCGCACTGTGCCGTATATTTCCAAGGTCACGGGTGTCCCGATGGTGGACCTGGCTTCCCGCGTCATGCTGGATGAGCCGCTGAAGGACCTGGGCTTCGGTACGGGACTGTACAAGGCCCCGCCGTACTGCGCCATCAAGGTTCCGGTCTTCTCCTTTGAGAAGCTGAACGATGCTGACTCCATCCTCGGTCCGGAAATGAAGTCCACCGGTGAAGTCCTCGGCATCGGCATCACCAAGGCGGAAGCGCTGTTCAAAGGGCTGTCCGCCGCCGGTTTCCACCTGCCCACTGCCCGGGAGAAGGACAAAACCGGTGTCCTGCTGTCTGTGGAAGATGAGGATTTCCCGGATGCGATTGCCGTCGCCAAACGCTGCTATGACCAGGGAATCAGTGTTTATGCCACCAAGGACACCGCACGCGCGATCTCGGCCGTCGGCATCCATGTCACCCCGGTCGCGGATCCGAAAATCAGCGATGAGATTTTCGGGCTCATGGAAAACGGTTCTGTAAACTACATCATCTACACCGGCGCTGTCAAGGATGATACCGTGGGCGATTATACCGCGCTCCACCGCCGGGCCATGGTGCTCGGGATTCCCTGCATGACGTCCCTGGATACCGCCAATGCGCTGATGGATATCCTGGGTTCCCGCTTTACCCTGGAAAACACGGAACTGGTGGATATCAACTGCATGCGCCGCTGA
- a CDS encoding FprA family A-type flavoprotein — MNITKDIRYIGVNDHQIDLFEGQYIVPEGMAYNSYVILDRQVAVMDSVDRHFGTEWLNNLAEALEDRQPDYLVVQHMEPDHSANIRAFAEKYPQAKIVASAKAFTMMKNFYGDDFAERRIVAGEGDTLDLGTHTLKFITAPMVHWPEVIMTYDCTDKVLFSADAFGKFGALDAEDPEGWACEARRYYFGIVGKYGAQVQALLKKAAALEINTICPLHGPVLDEDLSTYLNLYQTWSSYGVESEGVVICYTSVYGNTEKAVELLAEKLKEKGCPKVAVNDLARCDMPEAVEDAFRYGKLVLATTTYNAEIFPFMKQFIDHLTERGFRGRKIGLIENGSWAPMAAKVMRGMLEGCKDTTFAETTVRIMSAMNEENKAQIEKLAEEML, encoded by the coding sequence ATGAACATCACAAAGGATATCCGCTATATCGGCGTCAACGACCACCAGATCGACCTGTTTGAGGGACAGTATATTGTTCCTGAAGGCATGGCATATAATTCCTACGTTATCCTGGACCGGCAGGTTGCCGTGATGGACAGCGTGGACCGGCATTTCGGCACGGAATGGCTGAACAACCTTGCAGAAGCACTGGAAGACCGGCAGCCGGATTACCTGGTTGTCCAACACATGGAACCGGACCATTCCGCCAATATCCGCGCCTTTGCGGAAAAATACCCGCAGGCGAAAATCGTCGCTTCTGCCAAGGCGTTCACGATGATGAAGAACTTCTACGGGGATGACTTCGCCGAAAGGCGGATTGTGGCCGGCGAGGGGGATACGCTGGATCTGGGGACCCATACCCTGAAGTTCATCACAGCTCCGATGGTTCACTGGCCGGAAGTCATCATGACTTATGACTGCACGGACAAGGTGCTGTTTTCCGCGGACGCGTTCGGCAAGTTCGGCGCGCTGGACGCGGAGGATCCGGAAGGCTGGGCCTGCGAAGCCAGGCGGTATTATTTCGGCATCGTCGGAAAGTACGGCGCTCAGGTGCAAGCCCTGCTGAAAAAGGCGGCGGCACTGGAAATCAATACGATCTGCCCGCTGCATGGACCGGTGCTGGATGAAGACCTGAGCACGTACCTGAACCTGTACCAGACCTGGTCCTCCTACGGCGTGGAAAGCGAAGGCGTCGTGATCTGCTATACTTCCGTATACGGCAACACGGAAAAGGCTGTGGAGCTGCTTGCGGAGAAGCTGAAGGAGAAGGGATGCCCGAAGGTGGCGGTGAATGACCTGGCGCGGTGCGATATGCCCGAAGCCGTTGAGGATGCGTTCCGCTACGGGAAGCTGGTCCTGGCAACCACCACCTACAACGCGGAGATTTTCCCCTTTATGAAGCAATTCATTGACCACCTGACGGAGCGCGGCTTCCGGGGCCGGAAGATCGGCCTGATTGAGAACGGCAGCTGGGCGCCGATGGCGGCCAAGGTGATGCGCGGCATGCTGGAAGGGTGCAAAGACACCACATTTGCCGAGACCACTGTGCGGATCATGTCCGCAATGAACGAGGAAAACAAAGCCCAGATTGAAAAACTGGCGGAAGAGATGCTGTAA
- a CDS encoding hydroxyacid dehydrogenase (Involved in the metabolism of aromatic amino acids), protein MRIVVLDAATLGSDLSLAPLDEVGDVTVWQTTAPDEVAARVREADAIIINKIRLNESNLSGSRVRLICVAATGYDNIDTAWCRENGITVSNVVGYSTDSVAQLTAAMALYLTNRLPEYTRAVRTGDYTRSGIANKLSPAFHELAGKTWGIAGYGNIGRKVAAIARALGCRVIAYKRTPAPDVECVDLPSLCRQSDIISVHLPLSSETRGLFSREMISLMKPDALFINVARGAVADEQALADAVLENRLGGLGIDVYTQEPFPEDHPFYAIRSDDRVCLTPHMAWGALEARQRCLQEMILNIRAFDSGTPRNCVNS, encoded by the coding sequence ATGCGTATTGTTGTGCTCGATGCTGCCACGCTCGGCAGTGATCTTTCCCTTGCTCCCCTGGATGAAGTCGGGGATGTCACGGTCTGGCAGACCACGGCGCCGGATGAAGTGGCTGCACGTGTCCGGGAAGCCGATGCCATCATCATCAATAAAATCCGCCTGAACGAATCCAACCTTTCCGGCAGCCGGGTCCGGCTGATCTGTGTGGCCGCCACCGGATATGACAATATTGATACTGCCTGGTGCCGAGAAAACGGAATCACGGTTTCCAATGTGGTCGGGTATTCCACGGACAGCGTCGCCCAGCTCACGGCAGCCATGGCGCTGTACCTCACCAACCGCCTTCCGGAGTATACCCGTGCCGTCCGGACAGGTGATTATACCCGGAGCGGAATCGCCAACAAACTGTCGCCTGCCTTCCATGAGCTTGCCGGGAAAACCTGGGGAATCGCCGGTTACGGCAATATCGGCCGGAAAGTCGCGGCCATCGCCCGCGCGCTGGGCTGCCGGGTCATTGCCTATAAACGGACGCCCGCGCCGGATGTGGAATGCGTGGATCTCCCGTCCCTTTGCCGGCAATCCGACATCATCAGCGTGCACCTTCCGCTCAGCAGCGAAACGCGCGGACTTTTCTCCCGGGAAATGATCTCCCTGATGAAGCCAGATGCGCTGTTTATCAATGTGGCACGCGGTGCGGTCGCCGATGAGCAGGCCCTGGCGGACGCAGTCCTGGAAAACCGGCTCGGCGGCCTGGGAATCGATGTTTACACACAGGAACCGTTCCCGGAAGATCATCCGTTTTACGCCATCCGGTCGGATGACCGGGTGTGCCTGACCCCGCACATGGCCTGGGGTGCCCTGGAAGCCCGGCAGCGCTGCCTGCAGGAGATGATCCTGAATATCCGGGCGTTTGACAGCGGAACGCCGAGAAATTGCGTCAACAGCTGA